Proteins co-encoded in one bacterium genomic window:
- a CDS encoding right-handed parallel beta-helix repeat-containing protein, whose translation MKRTFSTIAGVGFGLALCLPLCASTINVSPGAGTLQTAINGATAGDTLVLADGSYTQDTVDVDKALTIQAQNLSQAVITSTGGLSGLGGVQINADGVVLEGLTVQNCDFAGVALYAAGTTTLTSMTITGNGAVSDGHGIQVYQVFGTLNLNTSDCDVDSNGGRGASCGGWGDTILNWTDVGSSFDNNLQGVFCDSAVTFDWTGSSVSGNTNEGVQSFWPLSGTFASVSFDSNGLGAANDWEAQGVDLLPGTGSSMNLAFTNCTFNGNQNRAILLEAAGGTDSQPVSTISLTNCEVDNTVAGGEALGMFLPVDFTMTGGQIMNNDIAAFKRAVTSPTSAGLSSSLIFDGVTISGNLGTGIEVDGGGEEISTTIQNCTISNNAGVGAIRIFGRWGSSPTASSATLTDNWIDIGAAGAFDAAVHFLHEIAVTMDGNIIEGEDRKGILAVSTDGGGPDMVLNYNTIVGDFASTSFDCAGMFMRLENSVQDVTAEVNNTIFAGSNSGIVAQDFGSPGSGDIIKSGDYSLYYTNGGWPMDNTGVYSMGAAANDIEGQDPLFVDAAGGDYTPGSGSPAVGASSDGTTIGAIQPPWAGIADWELYEVY comes from the coding sequence ATGAAGAGAACATTTTCAACGATCGCCGGTGTCGGGTTCGGTCTGGCTCTGTGCCTGCCTCTCTGTGCATCGACGATCAACGTGTCGCCCGGTGCGGGGACGCTGCAGACTGCGATCAATGGTGCAACGGCTGGCGACACGCTTGTGCTTGCCGACGGTTCGTACACACAGGATACGGTTGATGTAGACAAGGCGCTGACTATTCAGGCCCAGAATCTCAGCCAGGCGGTCATTACGAGCACCGGCGGCCTCAGCGGCCTTGGAGGCGTACAGATCAATGCAGATGGTGTGGTTCTGGAGGGTTTGACCGTTCAGAACTGCGATTTTGCAGGCGTTGCATTGTACGCGGCGGGGACGACGACGCTGACGAGCATGACCATCACGGGCAATGGCGCCGTTAGTGACGGCCATGGAATTCAAGTGTACCAGGTCTTTGGAACACTGAATCTGAATACATCGGACTGCGATGTGGATAGCAACGGTGGGCGCGGGGCTTCCTGCGGCGGCTGGGGTGACACAATTCTGAACTGGACGGACGTCGGATCATCGTTCGACAATAACTTGCAGGGCGTCTTCTGCGACAGCGCTGTCACGTTCGATTGGACGGGCAGCAGCGTGAGCGGAAATACGAATGAGGGTGTGCAATCATTCTGGCCGCTGAGCGGCACCTTCGCCAGCGTCAGCTTCGATTCGAATGGCCTGGGCGCCGCGAACGATTGGGAAGCTCAGGGCGTCGATCTGTTGCCGGGCACCGGGTCCTCCATGAACCTGGCGTTCACAAACTGCACATTCAACGGCAACCAAAACCGGGCGATCCTGCTGGAGGCCGCTGGCGGTACGGACAGCCAGCCGGTTTCGACGATTTCGCTGACCAACTGCGAAGTCGACAATACGGTGGCGGGGGGCGAGGCTCTTGGCATGTTCCTGCCGGTGGATTTCACGATGACCGGTGGCCAGATCATGAACAATGACATTGCCGCCTTCAAGCGCGCCGTAACATCGCCAACATCTGCAGGTCTTTCGTCCTCTTTGATATTCGACGGCGTTACAATCTCTGGCAATCTGGGAACCGGCATCGAGGTCGATGGTGGTGGCGAGGAAATCTCGACAACGATCCAGAATTGTACAATCAGCAACAACGCCGGCGTTGGGGCGATCCGCATTTTCGGACGCTGGGGCTCTTCGCCGACGGCTTCGTCTGCGACTTTGACGGACAACTGGATCGATATTGGCGCTGCCGGTGCCTTCGACGCGGCGGTCCACTTCCTGCACGAGATTGCAGTAACGATGGATGGCAACATCATCGAGGGCGAGGATCGCAAGGGCATCCTTGCAGTGTCGACGGATGGCGGTGGCCCAGACATGGTGCTGAATTATAATACCATCGTGGGAGACTTCGCGTCGACGTCGTTTGATTGCGCTGGAATGTTCATGCGCCTCGAAAATTCGGTTCAGGACGTCACGGCAGAGGTCAACAACACGATCTTCGCCGGCAGCAACTCCGGCATCGTCGCGCAGGACTTCGGTTCCCCTGGCTCGGGCGACATTATCAAGTCGGGCGATTACTCGCTCTATTACACGAACGGCGGTTGGCCGATGGATAATACCGGCGTTTACTCTATGGGTGCCGCCGCGAATGACATCGAAGGCCAGGATCCGCTCTTCGTGGATGCGGCCGGCGGCGATTATACGCCTGGCAGTGGCTCGCCCGCGGTTGGAGCTTCATCCGATGGAACTACGATCGGTGCGATTCAGCCTCCTTGGGCCGGTATCGCCGATTGGGAACTGTACGAGGTCTATTGA
- a CDS encoding prepilin-type N-terminal cleavage/methylation domain-containing protein produces the protein MIRRRGFTLIELLIVVAIIAILAAIAVPNFLEAQTRSKVSRAKADMRSLRTGLEAYAVDYNSYILDINGMPSHPLHNPVDEVATWTQLTTPIAYMTSVIFSPFQNNSPSYDNNPNGDKNTFEYWGPGFFEVYPALQNVRSTLGFQYIIGALGPDLDRDFIGVSPVDYVDLDDGSTTSIYDPTNGTVSSGDILSSNKISFYGD, from the coding sequence ATGATTCGACGTCGCGGCTTCACGTTGATCGAGTTGCTGATCGTCGTGGCGATCATTGCGATTCTTGCCGCCATCGCGGTGCCCAACTTCCTTGAGGCGCAAACGCGCTCTAAGGTCTCTCGTGCGAAGGCGGATATGCGTTCGCTCCGTACGGGGCTCGAGGCCTACGCGGTAGATTACAACTCCTACATTCTGGATATCAACGGGATGCCGAGCCATCCGTTGCACAACCCAGTGGACGAAGTGGCCACATGGACTCAACTGACAACTCCGATTGCCTACATGACGAGCGTGATCTTCTCGCCATTCCAGAACAATTCGCCATCGTACGACAATAATCCGAATGGCGATAAGAACACCTTTGAGTATTGGGGACCAGGCTTCTTTGAAGTTTACCCCGCCCTGCAGAATGTCCGAAGCACGCTCGGATTCCAATATATTATCGGGGCCTTGGGGCCGGATCTGGATCGCGACTTCATCGGGGTCTCCCCGGTCGATTACGTCGACCTGGATGACGGCTCGACAACATCGATCTATGATCCAACGAATGGAACCGTATCGAGCGGGGATATTCTATCCAGCAACAAGATTTCGTTCTACGGAGACTAA